CCGGGTCGAACCAGGCCGACCCGCGGCGCTCGGCCAGATCGTCAGCCGTCCAGCCGCCCTGTTCCGGATGCCAGGCGAAGGCGGCGTTGTTCACCCGCAGCAGCTCGGCGTCGTCGTCGGGCCCGTGGTAGGTGTCGATGCGCACCCCGGCGGGCACCTGCACCGCGGGCAGGTCGGTCAGCGGGCGGCGCATCTGCAGCAGTTCGCGCACCGGGACCAGGCCCAGCGCGGCGGCGGTGGCACGGGCCGGCCCGAGGTTGCCGTGCGCCCAGATCCGGGTGTCCGCACCGCCCTCGGACAGGCCCGACCGGGCCAGTTGCGCGCCGATGCCGCGACGGCGGGCCCGCGGGTGCACCACCAGCTCGGCCATCGGCGGGTCGGCGGCCGGCGCGAGGTTGAGGTAACCGACGACCGCGCCCCCGTCGACGGCGAGCAGGTGACGGGTGCGGTCATGGGCAAGCTCGCGCAGCACCTGCTCCCCCACCGGGGCGACCCCGTCGGCGGCGGTGGCCGCGTCGATGAGCGCACGCATGTCGAGCTGCTCGGTGTCGGACAGCCGGCGGCGCCAGACGAACTCCGTCACTGGCGCTGCAACGGGTCGGCGAACTGGTCCGGCAACTGCTCGGGCACCGCGTCGAAGTCACCCGGGCCGGGCTCGTCGTCGCCCGCCTCCCCGGCCGGTGCCGGGGTGCGGTTGCGCGCCGGTCGGACGGCCTTGTAGCCGACGTTGCGCACGGTGCCGATGAGCGACTCGTACTCGGGACCGAGTTTGGCGCGCAGACGCCGCACATGGACGTCGACGGTGCGGGTGCCGCCGAAGAAGTCGTACCCCCATACCTCCTGGAGCAGTTGGGCCCGGGTGAACACCCGGCCCGCGTGCTGGGCGAGGTACTTGAGCAGCTCGAACTCCTTGTAGGTCAGATCCAGCGGGCGCCCGCGCAGACGGGCGGTGTAGGTGCCCTCGTCGATCACCAGGTCGCCCAGTGTGATCTTGCCGACATTCTCCTGATTCGCCACCCCGCCGCGACGGCCGACCAGCAGCCGCAGCCGGGCGTCGATCTCGGCCGGGCCGGTGGTGGGCAGCAGGATCTCGTCGAGATTCCAGTCCACATTGACCGCGACCAGGCCGCCTTCGTTGACGACGGCCACCACCGGCACCGATGACCCGGTAGTGGCCAGCAGCCGGCACAGGCCGCGGGCGGCGGCCAGATCGGAGCGCGCGTCGACGATCGCGACATCCGCCGCGCCGGCCTCCAACAGCGACGACACCTCGGTCGGGGCGGTGCGCACGTTGTGTGGGAGCAGCGACAGCGATGGCAGGACGGATTCGGGATGCGGATCGGCGGTCAGTAGCAGTAGATCCAACTGGCCCTCCAGCAGCCGTCGGGACCTCGCCTTGACAACGCTGTCGGACGGTGACTTCCCAGTTTCTTGTCTGACATACAGCCGTTACCCGGCCGTTAGACATCTAACGATAGCGCGCGGACCCCCGATCATCTGCACGAAGCCGGAACCGGGGACCGGGTAGGCAACAATGTCCGGGTGCGAAAGCTGCTGATCGGGGCGCTGGCGACGGTCGCCGCGGTGGTGGTCGCGGCGGTGGGGACCGATTTCGGTGCGGCCATCTACGCCGAATACCGGCTGGCCAGGAGCCTGCGGACGGCGGCGCACCTGGAGTGGGACCCGTCGGCGGCGATTCTGGGTTTTCCGTTCCTCACGCAGGCCGCCGACCACCGGTACGACGAGGTGGAACTGCGCGCCTACGGCGTGAACCACCCGGAGGTCGGCAAGGTGTCGCTGGAGGCGACCCTGCACGACATCGACCTCGGCGACTCGTGGCTGATCGAGCCGGACACGGTGCTCGCGGTCGGCAAGGCGGAAAGCCGCATCATCATCGACTCCACCCACATCGGCCGGTACATGGGCATCCCCGACCTGCTGGTGGAGGCCCCGACCCGGGAGAGCAACGACGCCACCGGCGGCACCACCGAATCGGGGATCTCCAGCCCGCAGGGGGTGGTGCTCACCGGCACCCCGACCGCGGCCGGGTTCGACAAGCGGGTCAGCATCGCCGTCGACCTCACGCTCACCGGCCCCGATCAGACCACGCTGGTGGTGACCCCGACCGAGGTGCTCACCGGCCCCGGCACCGCCGACGAACCGGTTCCCGAGGACAAGAAGGCCGAGGTCCTGGCGGCGTTCGCCACCCGCTTGCCCGGCCAGAAGCTGCCGTTCGGGCTGGCGCCGACGGCGCGCGGCGCCCGCGGGTCCGACATCATCATCGAAGGCATCGCCGAGGACATAACCATCGAGCTGAATCGGTTCAATCTGTCATGAACTCGTCCTGGCTGTCATGAACTCGTCCTGGAGCGCCGCGATCGCCGTCCTCATCGTGGCGGTGGGGCTCACCCTGGCCATCGGGCGGCTGCTGCGGGTGCGGGCCGGGCTGCTGCGCGGCGCCGAGGCGGCGCAGAACGTGGACACCAGCGACCTGGGCCTGTCGACCACCGGGCCGACCATCGTCCGGTTCACCGCGCCCTGGTGCGGCCCTTGTGCGGCGGTGCGCCGGGTGGTCACCGAGGTCTGCGCCGAACTGGGCGGGGTGGCCCAGCTGGAGATCGACATCGAAGCCAAACCCGAACTGGTACGACGGTTTTCGGTACTGTCCCTGCCGACGACGCTCGTTTTCGACGCCGCCGGCAAGCCCCGGTTCCGCACCCACGGGGTGCCGAAGGCCGCCGAGCTGAAGGCGGCGGTGGGACCGCTGTTGGCCTGATCCAGGCCCTATTGGGTAAGCTGTCGGCGTGTCCACCCGCCTTGAGCCGATGCTCACGAAGCGCCGCGCAGTCGATCTGTGCCGCGTTGCGGGTTCCTGCTGTTGTTGTTGCTGTAGCTGCTGAGTAGCCGCGCCGTCGCGTCGCGCTCAGGAGATTCGGAAATCGGGTCCGAGGTCTCCATCCAGCCCAGCCCAAGTCGAACAACGCAGGAGCACATCCATGTCGAACCCCATCAACACCCCCGCCGCAACCAAGACCACACCGGGGCAGGTGGACGTCCGCGGTCCGCGGTTCACCGCCTG
The window above is part of the Mycolicibacterium hassiacum DSM 44199 genome. Proteins encoded here:
- the mshD gene encoding mycothiol synthase, encoding MTEFVWRRRLSDTEQLDMRALIDAATAADGVAPVGEQVLRELAHDRTRHLLAVDGGAVVGYLNLAPAADPPMAELVVHPRARRRGIGAQLARSGLSEGGADTRIWAHGNLGPARATAAALGLVPVRELLQMRRPLTDLPAVQVPAGVRIDTYHGPDDDAELLRVNNAAFAWHPEQGGWTADDLAERRGSAWFDPAGLFLARDETTGALLGFHWTKVHNPDLGEVYVVGVDPAAQGRGLGGVLTLIGLHHLAERLSASSHPEVMLYVEADNTAAVKTYRRLGFEVVAADVAYAGSAARSEPTTGANHPGA
- a CDS encoding winged helix-turn-helix transcriptional regulator, with amino-acid sequence MDLLLLTADPHPESVLPSLSLLPHNVRTAPTEVSSLLEAGAADVAIVDARSDLAAARGLCRLLATTGSSVPVVAVVNEGGLVAVNVDWNLDEILLPTTGPAEIDARLRLLVGRRGGVANQENVGKITLGDLVIDEGTYTARLRGRPLDLTYKEFELLKYLAQHAGRVFTRAQLLQEVWGYDFFGGTRTVDVHVRRLRAKLGPEYESLIGTVRNVGYKAVRPARNRTPAPAGEAGDDEPGPGDFDAVPEQLPDQFADPLQRQ
- the lmeA gene encoding mannan chain length control protein LmeA, coding for MRKLLIGALATVAAVVVAAVGTDFGAAIYAEYRLARSLRTAAHLEWDPSAAILGFPFLTQAADHRYDEVELRAYGVNHPEVGKVSLEATLHDIDLGDSWLIEPDTVLAVGKAESRIIIDSTHIGRYMGIPDLLVEAPTRESNDATGGTTESGISSPQGVVLTGTPTAAGFDKRVSIAVDLTLTGPDQTTLVVTPTEVLTGPGTADEPVPEDKKAEVLAAFATRLPGQKLPFGLAPTARGARGSDIIIEGIAEDITIELNRFNLS
- a CDS encoding thioredoxin family protein yields the protein MNSSWSAAIAVLIVAVGLTLAIGRLLRVRAGLLRGAEAAQNVDTSDLGLSTTGPTIVRFTAPWCGPCAAVRRVVTEVCAELGGVAQLEIDIEAKPELVRRFSVLSLPTTLVFDAAGKPRFRTHGVPKAAELKAAVGPLLA
- a CDS encoding putative leader peptide, translating into MLTKRRAVDLCRVAGSCCCCCCSC